The Solanum stenotomum isolate F172 unplaced genomic scaffold, ASM1918654v1 scaffold26577, whole genome shotgun sequence genomic interval aaattttaaaaagtaaattctTATATTTATCAACTTCAAATCAGGTCTCCCTCTGCCTTTATTGACGTTCCTcctaattattttctttaacaacCATGATTGTGGAATATGATCGCCTAGTGAATTGTTTTTATCTGCGAAAAGGACTTAAAGTtctattaatttataataaaagtGTAATccgaaaaaatacaaattatatttcaaatctATTTGTCGAAAAAGGGTACTGGTCATCCTCATCTTTTGCACCAATGACTAAGTAACAAAAGCTCCTTAGTATCCTTTTGAACAGAGGCGGACCCACATTTGGGTGCACGTGCACTCGTTAACTTTGGGAAAAAattacacacacatatatatggATTGAATTAACGTTGCACCCATGGAGAGTATAGGATTTCCCTTGTGTTGTTGGTACAAGCTAAAGAAACCACCTGAGAGACCGGGGTTTAAATCCAACTAGAgccctattttttaaaatatattttaaatttattagtgcaccaaaattttcaaattttgaattaaaagattaaaaaaaagtgagttCGAAAATATGTTATAAAAGGAGTCACTTTTTTTGtaatacatggttaaaataaattctttaggtagaaaattaaaacttgagTTTGTAATTAAACTCATTAACTCCTTTTTGTTAGAGAATCCTTTCTTTGGCTTAGCTGCTTGAGAATTTCTCCCTTTAATTTATagtcctattttttgttttgcgCCAATATAAATCAGTCAATATTAGTTATACGTATACGTTAATGATGAAGTAAAGCATATTGATTTAATTTCTCTGTGACTTATAATAAGATGGATGATAAATCATGTCTCACCGATTATAAATTGAGTGCATGGTGATTTATAtcttttggtataaatttttctgcgtcactttaattttcttctttggtataaattataaatggggttgaataaattcaaattcatctaAATTTCAACATACATAGAGGGGCCTAAAATGCTTCTTaactatttgaattggtacaaaactaTCCCAATCCACCTTTTGGCCCCGAGATACCCTTGACTTCAaacttttggcttaaaatatCCTTATTTCTAACTGCTCACACTCAAAACATAGATGAAGGGCAACATTATATCAATTCAAATAGTTGAGGACTATTTTAGGCCCTTTCTCCGCTCAAcgattcaattttttcattgtGAAACCTCTTTTATATATTGAACTTTGTTTAAGCAATATCCTTAAGTTAAAATAgttgttgattttattttgattactCAGAAATTTatgtttcaataattttatgtgatTATTCGAATTCAATTAtgtaccaatttttttttataaaaatacacGTGCCAGAGATTGAGAATAGCAATTTTCTTGTTGTTTGGATGATTCACTGCCGTGGCTGAGAAAAAGAATGCCAAAAAATATGAACACCTAACTCAAAATCTTACAGAATTAGATAGAGTAACGTAATAACTTTGATAAactatgagaaaaaaataattcttagaCAACCAATGTGATGCAATTATATAACTCAATATCTTCCCACCCGTGTAACACGATATTAATATTCATACATGGACTTTAATGTAGACTTAAGAaatgtaaaaatgaaattacCAATAGATTGATTTTAATACTAAGTGAAAGGGGATAAGGCACAAATATCCCCTAAGAAATCCCATTGTAGGGCCTATTTGGCTTAGGAGGTTGGCTTAGTTGTGAACTGACCCTTTTGAGTAGTAGTTGGGAGATTGCTTTCACTCGTTTAGTCTTTTGGATTCGTCTGCTTCTTGTATTCTTGGAGGTTGGTTATGGCTAGCTGCAGTGGCGGATTCAAAAATTTTGTATCTTGGGTGGTCAACTATTTTTGCTCGGAAATTGCTGCATATAATGGTGCTCAgttaatatatttcaatgaaTTACTAAATTAtgtacataaataataatgttgtCACAAAAGGCAGTAGGTGCTTAAGCACCCATAAGTCACTACATAAGTCAGCCACCGGCTAGCTGGAAGGTGGAGGTGTGATCCCTTATTGTGGCTGGACTAGCTGTTGTGTTGGTTCTTTGTAGTTTCGTTTATAGCCCTCAAGGCGAGTGTATGATTTAGAGTCGGAAAGATGATGCTTATCAATGATTTCAGGCCTTAGCCTTGTCGGGAAATGAAAACTTGCTAAGAAGATTCATCTTCACGATGGGGTCATGGTAATTTGTGGGATTTTGGAGTTGGTTCTAGTTTAGGATGCATGGTTTGCTTTTATCTTGCTTGGTAGCTTGCATGGTTCGTGATAGGGTTGGTACACTTGGGCCACTATCAGCCAGTTGACTATGTTGATACACCGCCTTCCGGCTTGGTTTCTCTTAAGATGGGGTGTTTGAATCGAATTTGCAGTGGCAGAGCAATTTGTGAGCTCATAGTGTCAGTGTTTCAGAAGTTCCTTTGGTTGGAGTAGGTCACTAGTGTGAGGCTCAATGCTACCTTGTCGTTCACATGATGATCGTCATTTGGATTAGTGTGGTTAGATTTAGAAGGTTGTGTTTCAGATGGGTTTGTTGGTTTTGAGGGTTAGAAATGGATTTTGAGGTTTTGCCTTGGGCTGAGTTCCTTGTTTGGGCAGTTGTCATTCCTCGATATTTGGGAGAATCATGTTGTTCTTCTAAGGTTGATGTTGTGTGGGCTTGTAGGAAGGTTTCAATTGGTGCTAGAAATGTTTAGGATAGCTAAGGACCGATAAAATGCTTTTGGTGGTTAGAAGATGTTAGATATGGAGCATaaggttagtttttttttatttgggagTTGTGCGTTTGCTCAATTATGTTGTTTTGGTGTGGTGTTTGCTTTTCAGATGAATCTGGTTCTTTTAGGCAAGTCTAGTTCAATTGGGTGAGAGTTGGAGACCAAAATGAATTTGGAGGAGTTTTTGGTGTTTTGAAGTGACTTTGAGGATTTTCCTCTTAGCTATGTTTTGTGATGGCATTGTTCAATCCGAGAGGTTGTCCAAGGGTCTGGCGGAGCATGCGGCCTCGGTATCCTCGTCTTTTTGTGCCTTTAGGCTTTGTATGTCCTTctactttcgcggacgaaagtccttttagtagtggatgttgtaatgacccttcaggttattttcttcgttttttaagttttttcagCATTTAGAGCTTTCTTGTAGCGACcacaagtcatttatgacttgctgagACTGACAGTTCGATCGTTGGGTCGTCCTTTTAGATTTCATGTAATTTCGAATGGTATTTTTAAGATATTTAGCTTTTCTCTTATTATTTCATTCTTTCTTGATTCTGTTTGGGCTTATTGTAGGTGTTAGAATCCTTAGTTTAGGCTGTGGGTTCGCATGTGGTGTAGATGATCTCACTTATCCTTGTTAGGATTGATTCGTGGCGGCCTTAGACTAGGCTGGACATTAGATTCTTTAGGTTGTGTTTTATCGCCTCGTAGTTATAGTTTGTTCCCTTTAGGGCTTGTTTTTATGTAATTCTCATTGCGATGATGCTTGTGACCTTGGTGGCTCGTCATAGTCGTGCGTTGGTCATGATTGTGCTCAGGTTGGGACTGGAGCGATGTGATTGGGGTAGGATATTGTCCCTTGAGTTTTCTCCCCCTTTATAGATTTGAAATTTCTTCTTGATCCATTTGCTTGTTGATTTGCGGTGGGCATGGTATATCCTTATTGAGcttatgattatattgttgggCCCGAGGACGTATGTGAGGACTAGTTGGATTCCAGGTTAGTACTCTCTACCTTGGTAGTGTGGTTACATCAGTcgtataattatttaattttaagtgCCTCGTTTGAATGCTGGTGATGGATTGCTTGCATTGTTTGCACATTTTCACGAATTTTGTGGTATGATCCCAGCCCATGCATTGGCATATTGTCGCGCCCCGTTTTTCTCAAAACGGGTtctggtgcacgacctaacaactcttttgggcttttgaggattgaagagtcgccacctaacgaattaaggcgcgttagggcacctatctaacctagctAATTCTAcctaaggtcaacgaaccagagatcagggtaagggttcaaattacctcgaggggaaggtgtcaggcatccctcgaggtccacaaatgtgggtcccggccgTGTCTCATGCAATgtgtgggggttacaagtagcaattaaggtcacttcatttattattttatttaattagcatgGTTACTAAGTGATAAAAACTATTAAACAGTTAAAgccattttaattatatatttaattaattaagcatgcgaaaactaggtgataacaatattaagtatttaaaggcactttcattattttagttgatTAGATAAGCATGCGAGACTAAGTGatgacataataaataaatattacacaTTAAATAAAGAGATAAGCGAGGGGAGAGAAATTTACACAATTAGATAGAATaaacacattttatattttttattaaagctaccccaaataaatataaataacaaataaagggaacaaaggaaagggagactttgcaggactttaggatcagcactcgactttattattatttttttttttaggctTCCGTGTAGGGACTGACAAAACCAAGGTTTGTCGCTTTAGCctgagtcgatgtcatcatatccatagggcctaaactacccctaccccaccaccgcatgcTTTTCGTCTCTAAAAAGTGTCTAGCGTCCCCAcgtaaggtccaagaggcattggactgcTATTAGGGtgaatttagacaaaataaaatataataggccCACCTAAACACCAAGTCAAACACTTTGGACGAGCATTTAGCACGTAAGGTTTCATATTAGCCtctagattttaatttaaacaTGCTAGCAAACACACATAAAGTGAAGGTCTCATGTTTAGTGTGTGGGCATATAAACAAAGAGCAAGTAACATAACAATATAACAATTAACTTGTAAGAGGGCAGATAGTTATAacataaagcaaaaaaaaagtttattttattaataaagcatgcatgaattttattagttgATTAGAGGTGGCAAAACAATTATTCAATGTAGAAAGCTGAAATATTTCGGGCAAAAATAATTAAGCCAGCGAATTTAAAATAGCAGGTTATACAGAAAATAGATTATTTATGCAGTAGCAGATTAGACTATTTTAGAAGGTTGcagaaattattacaaaaaagCCGATTTTAATTaccaattgattttttttaaaaaaaaaacagaaatattaatattgcAAGAGAGTGatttaaactctattttttaaTGGTAGACAAATTTAATATTACAGTTAACATGCAGGAGTagatattgatttatttaaaaattatttattttagatagaGAATATTCATAGCAgactaaaaacatattgaaaatTGATTAGAAGCCTATAAATATGCTAATTAAATGATTAACATACTTAAAGTTGCTTAGTGATTAATTAAACATGCTGAAAAATTATacgttttattttattagacaATCAATTAGTTGACacaacaattaattattaatcctaaggcatgatttctaaataaaaaatagaaaatcactTGAAACCTATATGCTTAATTTCTACAcccaaataatatataaaattatgtaaCTCATGTAGGCATGGTATCTAAGTGGGCATATGCTGAGAATATTATCAAAACCTATTATTCATAATTTCTATATAAGATATAACAATATTCAGAAGcctataggcatgatttctAAATGTGAACATGCTGGAGTTATTTATTTACTGATTGCAACAGATATATCATTAAAGCTTAATTTATTAAGATCCTAACATTTGAATTACGATTCAAACTTTTAGTGACATGCtgacaatttaattaataaccTATAAACAAGACTTTTAAATGATAGACACGCAAAGATATTTTATCGTTAACAAAGCAATAACTAATTACGCagattaattttaattagttgTAATCCGACCGAAGTACCTAATTATCTTAAATGGCAGAAAATGAGCAATCATAATGCATAAATGATCAAATAATGAGCAGGAGATATCTATAACATGTTATTCAATTTTAGACATGCTAAAATTATAAGAAGATTCAAGAAAAGAACCTAAGGCATGGCGTCTAATAATTTATCAGTCAATTTCCCACATTTTAACAATATTGGTATGCAAGGCGAGATTCTAAAAGTCAAGATCACAACAAATTATGGCGTATATTTACGCTAAATTGCTTGATTAGATAAAGTTGTAAATAAAGGTTAATTTTAAATCacttatttaaattattctAACATATTTGCACAATTCTGCGATTAACGTGATAGACAGGTTATAACAGTCACACataagcaaaaataaataaataaacagttAGCACATATATCCCCATCCCTCCCTTAGACGATCCCCCCAAGTTGTATCACATATATAGAGAGTTAGAGGtttatacaaatattacaaaccaaaataaacaataaatacaaattcagaatacataaattaaataatctcGTCTTATGGCAACTCTTCATATCTTGAACCTTCAAGTTCAAAACCTGTTAAACTAAAAAGGCAACATTCCACAAATATGACCAGTAAATATAGCATAAATTTCATATACTAACAATACAAGTTAAATCAAAGAAGAGCAAATGTATACAATATCAACTAACAACAAATGGCATACACATAGAAAGAGGATAGAGGGACTTACATTATCATTACAACTTATATAAATGTATGGATCTAAAAGTAAAAGTGCTAAATAAGAATACTAACCAGTTAAGCAAACAAAAATATCAGCAATGAAGATCCACACTTAATCCAGACCCGAACACAGCAAAAATAACAAGTAGAGAGGAGCTTTTTAGGTTTACTGGAAAACTTAATCTTTAAGGGTAGAGAGcaatattattttacttagAATTAGAATATGTGAGCAAGTTAGGATATGAGTAAATGTATGAAAATGTAGAGATGTCCGGATATGAGAGGGTGTCCTGTTACAAGGAATTATGAGCCTTATTTATATACAAAAGAGAGGGCACaacataaaaggaaaagaaaataattaaggagACATTTAGAATTagttttccttattttaaaGGAGAGCAAAattagacttattttaatttattttctaccaAATATAAGCAAGTAAGAAATCTGGTTAAGCTTAATTAAGGTGAGAAAATATCCACTAACACATTTTCCTTATTAAGAAGGAAgcaaaaatcaaactaaatttaatttatttttttaccatatataaacaaataaaaaatctacCAATTTTAATTAAGGTAACATGATCAATTTACAGACAGATGATATATGAAATCAAGAAAGACACGTGATAATTGATTCAAAGGGATTGCATGATTACAACTCAAAAACGTCAATAATTTACCAACCAggcaaataaaaatagagtgaCATACGGTAAGaattaatttcaaattgtcAATTAGGTGGCAAGTTAAACTAGCAAGCATTAGTCCAAATATAAGACAAAGAATCCAATAAAGATATCAACTAAAAGTCAGAATTATGGAGAAATTCAAGCAAGGATATCTATATGTGTACATTTTATGCAGAAGGAAGGACAGTGACGGATTATCGATTTTGTTACATCAAGAGGGCGTAAATATACTaatcatatcctataaacaaaTTACACCAACGATCATTGTCACAAGAGCAATATTGATAAACAAATAATGGTATAATCACAATGATCATTATTGAAGCTAATTAAAATCTCTATCCAAATCTGCCAAAATCAGATTCAAGAATGGAGGAAAATAAACAAGAGGAACATTGTGCAATTTCTTGCAATACTATTATTAATAGCAACTCTCAACTCAAGCACATATAGCTTGAACATCAAAACCATATTAAACCATGGCAAAATTATACTTAAATACATACACAGGATGGAGTTCTAACATAATATACTAACGAAAATATTGCTATTAACATAGAACAAACAGCCCACATGCATCAATATTTAAGTCTTAAAGGTAAAAGTTTATACCTGGGACAGATCTTTACAGATCTGTCCTTATCGAAATACTTTGGATTCGCCGGAGGTTGCCTGCCGGGGCTGCTGTTCGCTGGCCAGAGCAGCATCCGCCAGAGTCGGCTTCTGTGGCTGCTGGTTGCTTGGAGCTCTCGCCGGTCGGAGGTGCCGCTGGTTGCCTGCTGCTCGGAGCGGCCTTCGCCATCGCTGCTGGTCGTCGGAGCTGGTGCTGGAGGAGCTCTCGCCGGCTGCTTGGAGCAGTTTGCTGATCGGAGCACTGTTCCAGTTGCTGCTGCCCGGAGAAAAAGAGACGGAGCGATGGAGAAGAGGAGAGAGGAAGAGAGGCGGAGAGGATAGGAGGAGAGGGTGGAGAGGAGAGAAGATCGGCCTCCCTCTCCTCTGGTTCTCGTCGGAAACTCGCCATCGCCGGAGGAGTTAAGGGGAGAGGCGGCTGATCTGTGTTGGAGAGGAAGAAGAGAGTGCAAAAAATTGTTTTAGGGTTGGGGTCTTAGATTAAAAAAGGAATGGAGGGCTTAATAAATCTAGGCCATTGGATCCATTTAGATGAGCGGCTAGAATTTAATTTAAACTATGGACGGTCAGGATGAAATCTACAAATCAGATTAGATTGGATTGGATATGGAAAGGCTAAAATTGCAATAAATTGNCAAGAACTCAAGAAGAATATTAACAGACCACaatatttgattttaaagtTTTAGAGCTTGATCTTAAATCTGAACTATCTGTCATAAACACTTGagtgataataataatttggatTTGCTCAAGCACCATGAACAATTAATTCAAGTTCGCATTGAACTTGATTTAAGGGCTTGATAATTTGGCcatgaaataattatatcatcAGCCATGAAAACTTCGATGTTCATCATCCCTGGAAAAACTTGATGTTCACAAATGACGCTCGGCCAAAAGCTATATTCACTCTCTGGGTCTATCTTATCTACAAGGCCACATGTAGCTATGCATGAAAACTAGTGAGTATTTGTTCTTagcttctcttttatttttctattgattttattttattttatgggGGAGTAAACCTGACCAGTAGGAGTCAGGGGGTGCATCCTTACATTCTAACTTATCAAAGTAAAAGGAAGGAGTTGCTCCTCGTTAGATAAGCTTACAGAAAAATTCTAGAATCCTTAGAACTAGAGTCTAGAAGCAATGCACTAACTCGAACAAATATAAGAACCTTCATAACATTAGGAACACTCAACTCGAACAGTTTATACAAATGAAAAAATTGGAAAGACACTCAAAAAACAAATTTACATCTCCATAGAAGAACCTTCACTTAATACATTTCTATATCAAGTTCACAGGAACTGTCAAACTCTTGCTGTTCCTCACTTGATTAACACTTGTTAagaattttacaaaaaaattcaagaacatAAAGGGTTGTGGAACTGCATAAATCATTGTTGACGAACTTCGTTTGAGTCAGAGGTGATCAACTCTATGGTACTAGAATTTGGATGTGCAAGAGAAGCTTCAATATCTTTTTCATCCGAAGAATCTACATATTTAAGAAATTGTTCAATATCTTTGGTGTCTGAGCTACCAAATTTACTAAGATGCCATATTCCACTTGATTTATGccttctttcactaattgcaaTTGAAATGTCATTTGGGAAGAGGTCTCTTAGTACAAAGGCATAGATGATAGTTGTCACAAGAAGCGCGGTTACTGTGAGTGTGGCAAGCGAGCAAAGTATGACGACTAGACACTTTGTGAGAGTGTTGGTAACTACAGCTGAATACCTGATGGTAGCAATAGCAGCTCCGGTCATGGGGAAAGTATACGCCCACCAAGTCAATGAAAACCTGAAGTTAACAAAAGACACAAGCTTTTTGAAACTAAGACAAAGATGATGAGGAATAAGAGATGTTTTACAGGACAAAAGGCAGATTACACATACCTGATGCCTCGAAAGAAATTAATACGAACAGCCTGTACAGGGACAAGAATAAACGATTAGGCTGACACTTGAACGTCAAACATTTTCAGAATTAAAGTAAGAATATGATTTTCGTTAAGCTCAGAAACTcgatatcatatattatatcttcaattatctatcaatATTGAGATAACTCTTGCACTGGCTTAAGCATTAGCTGCATTACAATAGACAGAGAGGGTGTATTTGAATGTTAAAACTCTGCCTAGCATAATGACTTACCAGTGAGAAATAAAGGAACAGAGCGATGAAGTAAGAAATCCGAGATCCATAATCAAATGAACCTTGGATTGTTGCCCATGCCATAGAAGCAACACTAGGTGCAGCAACAAATAGAAAGAAGACCGGGTGAAGATCCTTTGGCAGCGTCTCATTTGTTGGAAGTCTTTGGTAAAGAGTCACAAACAAGACCACATAATGAGCTAATCCAACAGCATAGAAGAATATTGGGCCTTCTTTTAGTCCCATGGATGCACCTAGCAAAGCACCAACAAAATTTCCAACAACAGAGAGATGATTTACGGGGTTGGCTACCTTTGAGAGCCTTCGTTGTCCTCCAGACATCCATTGTCCGTATATCTTAAGCTCTAAGCAAAAGATTGGGGTCATAAGAATGTACCATAAAACTGTGGGCAGTGTTTTAGTAACTGATTGTGGAACTCCTAATGCTAAGAATAGAAGCGATATCCAGGGAGCAAAGAAGAAGTTAATACGTATGGGGTGATAGTACTCACGACGAACTGCTTCAAAGtagaaaatgattttcaaaGCATAGGTGAAAGCAACAACCGCCATAAGGGCCACAGATATGCACCAAAGGACAAGATTTACATCTAAGCTTATGTGGAGGAATTTTGTTGAGGAAGAAGTGGCAAGAGCTTTCCACATAATAGCTTGGCTACTAACACCAAGACAGATACCAAAGGAAGAAATAGGATATCTAAGAAGGAAAGGCCATTTCTTGTTCTCCGGAAGAATACTTTGCTCAGAAGCCTGTAAACGAAAAAACATGTGTTACCAACATTACCATCTTGATCTCGGACtaataaggaaagaaaaataaagactttTCAAACTGCAAGTGCATCCATAATTTCATGATCCACATGTGAGTAATCCTTAAAAACTACTATCTTTTTGATCATTTGAAGCAAATTACTGCAGACCACTAAAATGGATGGTGAAACCAAGGAGAAAATCTTACCCGTAGAGTATCCAACTCTGGTCCCTCCAAGGCAGCAAAGTACCGGTCCACAGGAATATTTTCCATCTCTGCAGTTGGTCGAGAGTTTGACTCTTGCTGTCCTTCCACATTCTTTCCGCGCAAAGTTGAAATTTGTCTCTCAAGTTTACCAGACCATGTTTTGTAAGAGTCGAACCTTGAATCCCTTTGCTTAATGATCTTGGGATTCCTTGATGGGAAGTCTGAATAGCTGAGAAGCTTCCCCATAGCAGGTGCCTCAGGAAATGCGGTATGTCTTGGCATTGTCTGAGAATAAAACTTGACCTTTTTGTTACGTCTAGTACTATTATCGGTTGATGTAGTAGCCGAATCAGAAGAGCCAACATTGCTGAATATAATCTCATTATTATCACTGAAAACAACTCTTTTTTGAATTGGTGGTGAGTAACCTGCCAAAGGAGAGGGTGGCAAA includes:
- the LOC125851502 gene encoding S-type anion channel SLAH2-like; translated protein: METSEITNSATNDSIEVLPSLIKFISDEMDDFGIIVDNQLELTGSSFENSPVVVTEAATERQHRRKHSVSISLPPSPLAGYSPPIQKRVVFSDNNEIIFSNVGSSDSATTSTDNSTRRNKKVKFYSQTMPRHTAFPEAPAMGKLLSYSDFPSRNPKIIKQRDSRFDSYKTWSGKLERQISTLRGKNVEGQQESNSRPTAEMENIPVDRYFAALEGPELDTLRASEQSILPENKKWPFLLRYPISSFGICLGVSSQAIMWKALATSSSTKFLHISLDVNLVLWCISVALMAVVAFTYALKIIFYFEAVRREYYHPIRINFFFAPWISLLFLALGVPQSVTKTLPTVLWYILMTPIFCLELKIYGQWMSGGQRRLSKVANPVNHLSVVGNFVGALLGASMGLKEGPIFFYAVGLAHYVVLFVTLYQRLPTNETLPKDLHPVFFLFVAAPSVASMAWATIQGSFDYGSRISYFIALFLYFSLAVRINFFRGIRFSLTWWAYTFPMTGAAIATIRYSAVVTNTLTKCLVVILCSLATLTVTALLVTTIIYAFVLRDLFPNDISIAISERRHKSSGIWHLSKFGSSDTKDIEQFLKYVDSSDEKDIEASLAHPNSSTIELITSDSNEVRQQ